A single genomic interval of Lathyrus oleraceus cultivar Zhongwan6 chromosome 7, CAAS_Psat_ZW6_1.0, whole genome shotgun sequence harbors:
- the LOC127104501 gene encoding uncharacterized protein LOC127104501, whose protein sequence is MWYLPVIQRLKRLFANTNDEKNIRWHLDERVFDGKILHVADSLQWKKIDSLFPDFALESKNHRLGLTIDEMNCFRNLSTNHMSWLVLLIIYNLSPRYNVKEHKACPICESDTRHRQLQNEKKTVYLGRQVFFRPNHPYRILRKAFNGEKEFSFAPKHLTGKEVYKRLQHVKVVFGKRLKDKQRGNLEKNSWKKILIGTLLNIKDKTKDITESREDMVVMMAIRDNLPRNIRVTITRLFLFLNAICSKVINPENLDELEHEAVIILCQLEMFFPLSFFDIMVHLVVHLVREIRICGLVYLRWIYLVERYMKIFKAYIKSHHRQEALIVERYITKEDIEFCIMYFSEANSIGIPESRHEGRYDGRGTQGLNVKTFSRDVHFPKNHFSVPDARVFKG, encoded by the exons ATGTGGTACCTACCGGTAATTCAAAGGCTCAAGAGATTGTTTGCTAATACAAATGATGAAAAGAATATTAGATGGCATTTAGATGAAAGAGTGTTTGATGGAAAAATTCTCCATGTAGCCGATTCATTacaatggaagaaaattgattccCTATTTCCAGATTTTGCACTAGAGTCGAAGAACCATAGGCTTGGACTTACCATTGACGAAATGAACTGTTTTCGTAATTTGAGTACTAACCATATGTCATGGCTTGTTCTTCTCATAATTTACAACTTATCTCCAAG ATACAACGTCAAGGAACATAAAGCGTGTCCTATATGTGAATCTGATACACGCCACCGCCAATtacaaaatgaaaaaaaaactGTTTATCTTGGACGTCAAGTTTTTTTTAGACCTAATCATCCATACCGTATATTGCGGAAGGCTTTTAATGGAGAGAAGGAGTTTAGTTTTGCTCCAAAGCACTTAACCGGGAAGGAAGTTTATAAAAGACTACAACACGTTAAGGTTGTCTTTGGAAAGAGACTAAAAGATAAACAAAGAGGGAACTTGGAGAAAAATAGTTGGAAAAAGAT TTTAATTGGAACACTTCTCAACATTAAAGACAAGACAAAAGATATTACGGAATCCCGTGAAGATATGGTGGTGATGA TGGCTATCCGTGACAATTTACCAAGGAATATAAGGGTAACTATAACCCGATTGTTCTTATTCCTCAATGCTATATGTAGTAAAGTCATTAATCCTGAAAATTTAGACGAGTTGGAACATGAGGCTGTAATTATATTGTGTCAATTAGAGATGTTTTTCCCTCTATCATTctttgacattatggttcacttagtTGTTCATCTAGTAAGGGAGATTAGAATTTGTGGTCTAGTTTATTTACGATGGATATATCTTGTAGAGCGTTACATGAAGATATTCAAAGCGTATATAAAGAGTCATCACCGTCAAGAAGCTTTGATTGTTGAACGGTACATCACAAAAGAAGATATTGAGTTTTGTATAATGTATTTTTCAGAAGCTAACTCTATAGGAATTCCCGAGTCTCGTCATGAGGGAAGATATGATGGTAGAGGTACCCAAGGTTTAAATGTTAAAACTTTTAGCCGAGATGTACATTTtccaaaaaatcatttttctGTCCCCGATGCAAGAgttttcaagggataa
- the LOC127105441 gene encoding cytochrome P450 93B16, which translates to MISHSFLLSMIVFFIILLQLFSYFKRNKKSYPHLLPYPPSPPAIPIIGHLHLLKPLIHHAFRDLSGRYGPLISLRLGSARFIIVNTPSLAKEFLKKHELTFSHRKMNIAINMVVYDDATFAFAPYGTYWKFIKKLSTTELLGNRTIGQFLQIRTRELQQFIRTLAKKSNAEESVNLTQALLKLSNNIISRMMLSIETSATDNQAEQGRALVREITQIFGEFNVSDFIGFFKYFDLKGFRKRALDIHKRYDALLEKIISDRENSRRKTKLEGDCEDGGEIVKDFLDILLDVSEEKDCEVNFTRNHVKSLILDYFTAATDTTAISVEWTISELFNNPKVLKKAQEEVERVTRNERLVCEADSSNLPYIHAIIKETMRLHPPIPMIMRKGIEDCVVDGKMIPKGSMVCVNIWGMGRDQEIWENPLEFRPERFLESDIDMKGHHFELLPFGSGRRDCPGMSLAMRELPTVIGALVQCFEWKMIDSESKILGYGKKIDMDERPGLTAPRANDLICIPVARLNLDPLLQL; encoded by the exons ATGATTTCTCATTCCTTCTTATTATCTATGATTGTGTTCTTCATTATCCTTCTTCAACTTTTCTCATActtcaaaagaaacaaaaaatcATATCCTCATTTACTACCTTACCCACCAAGTCCACCGGCAATACCAATAATTGGCCATCTTCATCTCCTCAAACCACTCATTCATCATGCCTTCCGCGACCTCTCCGGTCGATATGGCCCTCTTATATCCCTTCGACTTGGCTCCGCCCGATTTATCATTGTTAACACTCCATCACTCGCCAAAGAGTTTCTCAAAAAACACGAGCTAACTTTTTCGCATCGTAAAATGAATATAGCCATCAACATGGTTGTATATGATGATGCAACTTTTGCTTTCGCCCCTTATGGGACTTATTGGAAGTTTATTAAAAAGCTCAGCACGACTGAGCTTTTAGGTAACCGAACAATCGGGCAATTCCTACAAATTCGAACCCGAGAACTCCAACAATTCATTAGAACATTGGCGAAAAAATCTAACGCCGAAGAAAGTGTGAACCTAACACAAGCTTTGTTGAAGCTTTCTAACAACATAATATCGCGGATGATGTTGAGCATTGAGACTTCAGCGACAGACAACCAGGCAGAACAAGGTAGGGCTTTAGTTCGCGAGATAACACAAATTTTCGGGGAGTTTAATGTTTCTGACTTTATAGGATTTTTCAAGTATTTCGACTTGAAAGGTTTTAGAAAAAGAGCCTTGGACATACACAAGAGGTATGATGCTTTGTTGGAGAAGATTATATCTGATCGCGAGAATTCGAGAAGAAAAACCAAGTTAGAAGGTGATTGTGAGGATGGAGGTGAGATAGTGAAAGATTTTCTAGATATTTTGCTTGATGTCTCAGAGGAGAAAGACTGTGAAGTAAATTTTACTAGAAACCATGTCAAATCATTGATCTTG GATTACTTTACAGCGGCTACTGACACCACTGCCATATCAGTTGAATGGACAATATCAGAACTATTTAACAATCCAAAGGTGTTGAAAAAAGCGCAAGAAGAAGTTGAGAGAGTAACAAGAAATGAAAGACTAGTGTGTGAAGCAGATAGTTCAAACCTTCCTTATATACATGCAATCATAAAAGAGACAATGAGGCTTCACCCTCCGATACCGATGATTATGAGGAAAGGAATAGAAGATTGTGTTGTTGATGGAaagatgattccaaaaggatcAATGGTTTGTGTGAACATTTGGGGTATGGGAAGAGACCAAGAGATATGGGAAAATCCATTAGAGTTTAGGCCTGAAAGGTTCTTAGAAAGTGATATAGATATGAAAGGACATCACTTTGAGTTGTTACCATTTGGTTCTGGAAGGAGAGATTGCCCTGGTATGTCTTTGGCCATGCGTGAATTGCCAACTGTGATTGGAGCTTTGGTGCAATGCTTTGAGTGGAAGATGATTGATTCTGAGAGTAAAATCTTAGGTTATGGAAAAAAGATTGATATGGATGAACGGCCAGGATTGACTGCTCCTAGGGCTAATGATCTCATTTGTATTCCAGTTGCAAGGTTGAATCTTGATCCTTTGCTTCAACTTTAG